The Gemmatimonadota bacterium genome contains the following window.
AACGCCATCTGCAGCTCCTCGCTGGGCACTGCCCTCAGCGAGTGGAGCGCCATCCCGACACGCTGGACGGTGTGGTCTGACGCGTCCTTGTGAAGGGTTGATATGTCGTTGAGAAGTTCTTCGACAGTCGCCACGAAGCGCCGCTGTCCGTGCGTTGGCGGCACGCCTCCGAAGTCGGACGTGCGGTACACGACAGGCAAGAGCGTGAGGCCGATGCCGGTCAACTCCGCCGCGGCCAGAACCCGGCGCGCCATTTCCACCGGGTCTGCGTAGGGGCTCCCGTCGGGAGTGTTCCGCAAGTAGTGGAATTCAGCGACACACGTATAGCCGTTGCGCAGCAGCTCTATCTGGAGCTGCGCCGCGACCGCCTCCACGTCGTCCGGATCGAGACGTTCCAAGAAGGCGTACATGCGCTCCCGCCATCCCCAGAACGAGTCTCCTCGCTCTGAGCTCCGTTCCGCGAGGCCCGCCATCGCGCGCTGGAACGCGTGCGAGTGGAGATTGGGTACCCCTGGCACGGCGATCCCGGTCACGAGTTCGCAACCGTCGGCGTCGCTGCCGCGTGTCACGCTCTCGATCGAACCGTCGGCGGCGATCGACACGCGAACGGACGCCGCCCACCCGTCGGGAAGAAGAACGTCGGAGAAGAAGAGGTCGGCCATTTGCGCCAGAGTGTAGATTGCCGGCGAAGATCGCGTCAATGAGGAGGGTTCCTGGCCAGCTGCGACCTGCTGATCACCAACGTCCACCTCGCGACCATGGTCGCGGGCGAAGAACCGTATGGCGCGATACCCGATGCCGTGCTCGTCACCCGCGAGGGCCGTATCGAGTGGCTGGGAGAGGCCGCGGACGCTCCCTCGGAACTCGTCGCGGACCCTGCGGAGACCTTGGATGCAGCGGGAGGATGGGCGACCCCCGGGCTCATCGATTGCCACACGCACCTGGTGTTCGGGGGCGACCGGGCTCGCGAATTCGAGCTGCGGCTCCAGGGCGCGTCATACGAAGAGATCGCGCGCGCGGGGGGTGGCATTCTCTCCACTGTGAAGGCGACCCGCGCGGCGTCCGAAGACGACCTCTTCGCTTCCGCGGGCGAGCGGCTGTCGACCTTGCTCGCACATGGTGTCACGAGCGTCGAGGTCAAGTCGGGGTACGGGCTCGATCTCGAGAGCGAGCTACGCATGCTGCGCGTCGCACGACGCCTCGCAGACGAATATCCGATCCGCGTGAGCACCACTCTGCTCGGAGCCCATGCGTTGCCACCCGAGTTCGAGACCGATCGCAACGCTTATCTGAGCCTCGTATGTGACCAGATGATCCCGACAGCGGCTGCAGAGGGACTCGCGGACGCGGTGGACGCCTTCTCGGAAGGCATCGCCTTCACACGCGAAGAGTGCGCACGCGTCTTCGAAGCCGGAGCCCGACACGGGCTCGCCGTTCGCCTTCATGCCGACCAGTTCTCGGACCTCGGAGGTGCGGCGCTCGCCTCCGAACACGCTGCCCGCTCGGCGGACCACCTCGAGTACGCGTCGGAGGCAGGGGTCCAGGCGATGGCCGAGGCGGGCGTCACCGCCGTCGTGCTGCCCGGCGCGTTCTACTTTCTGAGGGGCACCCAGGCGCCGCCCATCGAGGCGTTCCGTCGGAACGGGGTTCCGATCGCCGTGGCGACCGATCTCAATCCTGGCTCGTCACCCGTCGGCTCACCGTTGGCGGCGATGAACATGGCGTGCGTGCTGTTTGGCCTCACGCCGGAGGAAGCTCTCGCAGGCATGACGCGGAACGCGGCCCCCGTGCTTGGCGCCGCCGGGGAGCTGGGCACGCTCGAGGTCGGTGCCCGAGCCGACGTCTCGGTCTGGTCCGTTCGACGCCCGGCCGAACTATCGTATTGGGTCGGGTCGAATCCGTGCAGCGCGGTGGTTCAGAACGGGCTGCTGACGCGTCCGGAGTAGTTCCGCCCGTGGCAGAAGTACAGCGGGCCGCGTTCAGCCGCCGCGCCGACGGGTCGCCGGTCGGCTGGAGCCCCCTCGAGACGAGCGCGCTGGCGGCTTCACCTGTGCCCGCGGCGCCGAACGCGCCACCGAACGCGTCGACGGAGCCCGCGAGGGTGTCGACCTCATGCTGGGCGCCCGGGACGGCGCTGACCTCGTTCTCGGCGCGCGGGACGGCGCTGACCGCGTACTTGGCGCGCGAGATGGAGCTGACCTCGCGGTTGGCGTGCGGGACGGCGCTGACCTCGCGCTGGGCGCGCGAGACGGTGCTGACCGCGTACTAGGCGCGCGAGACGGTGTGGACCTCGTACTTGGCGCACGAGACGGCGCCGCTCTCGCGCTTCCTCGCGACGGCTGTGCTGAACGGGTCGTGGGCGTTCTGGACGGCGCCGAGCGCGTCGTCGGTGCCCGCGCGGGCGTGCGACGCGTCGACGGAGTCGTCCTCGGAGTCGTCCTCGGAGTCGCCCTTGCGCCGGGCCGGTCTGCGCCCGAACTCGCCCGCGGTGACGGAGAGCGTGTGGCAGTCGGACGTGCCGTCGCAGGATTGCGAGACGGCAGCTGGGAAGACGGCCGCGCACGGGTCGACGTGCCTTCGGCCCTCGGCGCGGAACGAGGGGCCGAAGCACGGGTCGATGGGCGCGCGTCGTCGAGCCGAGGCGTCGGCGCCCGCGTAGCTGTGCGCCCCGTCAGACGGTCGGAGGGCCGGCCGCCGGCCGGCGTGCCACCTACCCGTCGCGGCGGTGCCGCAGCTGGACCACCGAGCCGAGCCGTCCTCGTCCCCGGGCGACCGGCCGTGGGAGCACTCGAGGGCCGAGCTCGCCGACCGGTATCGGCTCCGGCTTGCGCCGGAGTCCGTGCGGGGGCAGCGGCGGTTGTGGTAGTCCCGGAACGTCGCGTGGCCGTTCGGCCTGTAGCTGTCCGAGGATTCTCCTTGTACCCAGAGCCGGCGCCGATCAGCGGCGAAGGGCGATTGACGACGACGGTCGTGCGGCCGCCGTATCCATAGATCGTGCGCACGCCACCGTAGTAGCCGCCATGGTGGCCGCCATAGTACGCGCCGTAGCCGCCACCGGTGTAGTAGACGCCACCACCCCAGTAGCCGCCCCAGGGATCGTAGTCCCAATAGGGTCCCCAGAGACTCGCGAAGGGGTCACGGATGAATACGAAGGCGCTGCGGGAGCCATAGTAGCCGCCCCTCCGACTGAACCAGCTCCGAGTGCGGAAGGAGTTGTACCGCCACGGGCTATACGCTACGCAGTCGTAGAACCAGTCGCTGTACGGGTCCCAGTAGCTGTCCCAGTAGTAGTCCCAGCACGAATAGGAGGACCGACGTCCGCGATAGCCTCGGCCCCAGCCGTCATACGACTCGGAATAAAGCCCGTACGCGTAATCGTTGTACGGGGAGTGGTGGCCCAATCCCAACCTAATGCCCGCGTACAGCGAGCCCGGTGCGTAGTAACCTCCACCGATCCCGAACCCGACGCCGGCAAACAACGGACCGACGCCCACGGAGAACGACAGATGAGCCTGCCCACGGGTCTCGTTCGCCGAAAAGGCGGTCAAGGCAGCGAGCACCAGCGTCACTCTAGCGGCGGTACGCACGATATCCCTCCCATCAGATAATAACTACCAGCGACGAACATTGCACGGGCCATGCCACGATCCATGTAAACTCCTAATCTATTGTACTACAGCGACTTATAGTCACGATTTCATGTGTCGTCGCAGAGTCGTGGCTGTCCCGGGTCTGGGACACCATGCTCGAAGCGAGAGGACACCGAATCTTCAAGCGCCGCGCACCACTAGAGCGAGAAGGTACTGGTCACGCGGTCTTCGGACTGCGGATACGCTGTCTGCACGAAACGTGAGCCTTGCCATCGACGATGCGAGCGCCGCATCGAGGGCTTGCGCATATGCCAGGATCGGACCCCCCACGGCACCCGCAGCGAGGGCCCTGAGAAACCCTCGGCGGCTCGAACGAGCATCATCATTCGTGTCCTCACGGGTAGGGTATTTGACAGCCGCCTTGATCCGCGGCGTCGATGATGGAAGATTGATGGTGTCCGGTCGATGCTGTTGCGTCGGCGCCAGAACGGCCTCCTGGCCGGCTGGAGAGGATAGGTCCATGACTCCGTTGGTACGGAGTTCATTCAAAGGCATCCGTGAGCAGTTGTCTCGAATCGGATGTCGACTCCGCAACATGGGTTAAGACGTGCCCGAATCGCCAGAGAAACCACAGGGCGAGGGAGACCGTGACAAGCTGCCGCGCAACAAGCGCCGGCGCCGCGGCCGCCGCCGTCGTTCGCCAGGTCAGGAACGACAGCACGAGCCGACGGAACAGGAACTCCTCGCACAACTCCCCGACGATCCTGCAGAACTGGAAGCAGAATCGAGACCGTTGGGCCTCCTTGAGGTTCTGGGTAGCGGCTCCGGATTCGTTCGGCGTCGGGAGTCCGGGTACACTCCCGGAAACGACGATATCTACGTGGGCTCCCGCATGATCCAGAAGTTCGGCCTCCGTACCGGAGACGAGCTCGTGGGTATCGTGGGTCATGCGCGGAACGGAAAGAGCCCCCCGCTCGCGCATCTGCAACGCGTGAACGACAAGCCGCCGGAGGACATGGTGGGGCGGCCCGAGTTCCAACGGTTGAGTGCAACGCACCCGAACGAGCAGCTCGTGCTCGAGTGCGGCCGAACGCTGCTTGGACAGCCAGACTACACCAACCGGGTCATCGATCTCATCTGCCCGTTCGGCAAGGGGCAGCGCGCGATGATCGTGGCGCCTGCCAAGGCCGGAAAGACCACCATTCTCCAGGCCGTGGCCCAGGGCATCGTCACGAACAATCCGGAATGCCACCTCATCATCCTCTTGGTGGACGAACGCCCTGAGGAAGTCACCGAGATGGAGCAGTGCGGGTTCGGGGAAGTCGTCGCTTCGACGTTCGACCAACCCGCCGCGCGGCATGTCCAGGTAGCAGAGATTACGCTGGAGCGTGCGCGTCGTCGGGTGGAGCAGGGTGAAGACGTCGTCATCATCCTCGACTCGATCACCCGGTTGGCGCGCGCACACAACACGATCAAGGGGGGCAGCGGACGCACGATGTCCGGTGGACTGGACGCCAACTCGCTCGAGAAGCCGAAGCGCTTCCTGGGTAGCGCCCGTAAGATCTCGGATACGCAGGGTGGTGGATCGCTGACGATCATCGCGACCGCGCTCGTGGATACCGGATCTCGAATGGACCAGGTCATCTTCGAAGAGTTTAAGGGTACGGGGAACAGCGAACTGGTTCTGTCGCGGGAGCTGGCTGACCGCAGAATCTACCCGGCGATCGACCTTCCCCTTTCCGCGACGCGGAAGGAGGAGCTGCTACTCGACGAGGACGCGCTCTGGCTGTCACACGCCATGCGCCGTCAGTTCTCCGGAGCTGGCCCCTCGGACGGAATGATGGAGTTGCTGGGTGCCATGAAGAAGACCGAGACGAATCGGGATCTGATCAACTGGGCTCGTAACCAGTAGAGTCGGGAGCTGCAGTCACGATCGAGTCGACCGCCATGGCGCCTGCCGAGTCGGCGAGCAATACCGCTAGGCGGTCCAGGCTTTTCTGAAGCTCTTCGCTCTGGGCGCGATCCATTGAGAGCGCCCAGTATCCCATGAGCGGATTGCGGCCCAGGTCGCCTTCCTCGCGCCAGCGCACGCGCGTCCCCGTCCCCTCTGGGGTTAGCTCCAGCGTGCCGAGTGTCCACATCCTCCCATCGTTGACCTCGACTCTGTAGCTCACATGCGTCGGGGCGTCGGCCTGGACGATCGTAAAGGTCCCGCTGCCGAATTCGGGATCGTCCCAGCGCAGCGTCGCTCCGGCTCCCCTCTCGGGTCCCGAGACCGTGCTGCTGTCTGGCCACGGCGTCCAAGCTAGCCAACCCTCCGGAGAGTCGAGGTACCGAAACGCGGCGTCCGGTGTTGCCCGCAGGAGCCCCCTCGCTTCGGCCTCCCAGGTAGCCGGCAGCGCGAAGCCCAGCCCGAGCAATGTAAAAAGGAACAGTGCGCCGGTCCCGAGGATTTTCGTCCCGAAGCTGAACGGACTCTGGCTCATCGTGACCCTTCTAGCTCCCGCAAGACGCCCTCTAGGACGGTCCATACGTTCCGTGCCACGCGCTCGTGGCCCTCAGCAGTGGGGTGGATGCGATCGTCCTGGTTGAGTTCGGGGACGCCGGCGACGCCCTCGAGCAAGAAGGGGATGAGTGCCGAGCCGGTGTCTTCCGCCACGGTCGCAAAGATCTCACGAAACCTATCCGTGTACGTATGCCCGAAATTGGGGGGTGCCTCCATCCCGGCGATCACCACCCGCGTGCCTGGGTACCGTGCGCGGGTACGATCGACGATCGTGCGGAGGTTGTCTTCGAGCGTCGCTGGATCGTGACCTCGAAGGCCGTCGTAGGCGCCGAGCTCCAGGACGAGCACAGCGAGAGGTTCACGCAGGACCCAATCCAGACGTCGCACGCCCCCTGCGCTCGTCTCTCCGGAAACTCCGGCGTTCACGGGCCGGAACGGCAAGCCTGCCGAATCGGCCAGTTCCGCCAGACGGGCGACGTAGCTATCCTCGTCGCTGACTAGACCGAGTCCGGCGGTGAGGCTCGTGCCGAGAAAGACGACGGTCGGTCGCTCGTCCGGAGGCGTCGCTCCCGCCTGTCGGTGAGCGGAGGCGGCCTCCCCGACATCCGGCGTGCCGGAAGCTGGGTCATCGGGCTGCGCGCAAGTGGCACAGGCTAGCATCGAGATGATGAAGAGGAAGCGTCGCATATGATGATCGTGGCCCAGGGCCTCGAGAAAACCTACATGAGCGGAGGCCGGCCCTTGCCGGTGCTGACCTCCATCGATCTCGAAATCGAGCCCGAGTCCTTCGTGGCCGTCGTCGGCCCCTCGGGGAGCGGCAAGACGACGCTCTTGGGCCTCCTGGCCGGACTCGACGAGCCGACCCGTGGTCGCGTATACCTCGACGGCGAAGACATTTTCGCGCTTACCGAAGACGGTCGAGCCGAATTTCGGGTCCAACAGGTCGGTTTCGTGTTTCAAACGTTTTATCTGTTTCCGACGTTGACCGCGCTGGAGAACGTGCTGGTGCCCCTGGAGCTCCGAGGCACCGCCAAGGGCCTGCGCAACGAGGCTACGGCCCTCCTGGAGCGCGTAGGCCTCGGTGACCGGCTCGACCACTTTCCCGCTCAACTCTCCGGCGGAGAACAGCAAAGAGTAGCTCTGGCACGCGCCTTCGCCAATCGCCCGAAGATCTTGTTCGCCGACGAGCCGACCGGGAATCTCGACCAGGAGACCGGTGAAGGCATCGTCGACATCCTCGAAGAGTTGAATCGCGACGCGTGTACGACTCTCGTCATGGTGACGCACGACCTCTCGCTCGCGGCACGGGCACACAGAATCGTGTCGCTGGCGGGGGGCCGGATCGTCTCGGACCGGGCAGGGCATACAGCTTGAGAAGCAGGCTACGCCTCGGTTTCGCCGTGCGCTTCGCGATGCGGGAGAGCCGACACAGCCTCCGCCGCGTGGGCGTATACATGGCGTCGATCACGCTGGGAGTGGCAGCTCTGGTCTCCATCCACTCTTTCCGAGACGACGTAGCACGCTCGATTCAGGAAGAGGCGGACGTGCTCATGGGGGCCAACGCACGCCTTACCGCCGGCCGAGTACTCCCGGATTCCATCAACACGCTCCTGGATTCGCTAAGCCGGGCCGGCGTCGAGATCGCTCGAGTGACGACGACCGGCTCAATGGTGCTCGCGCCGGTCTCGGGCACGGTTCGCCTTATGCAGGTGAGGGCGGTGAGCGGGGGCTACCCCTTCTACGGCGCCGTCTCGACGGAGCCGGCAGGTCGCTGGACCGGGGGCATCGGCCCGGGCGAAGTCCTGGTCGATCCCGCCGTGCTCACGCAGCTCGACACGCGCGTGGGTGACACGCTCGTGGTGGGCCGCGCTCGCCTGGTGATTGCGGCGACCGTGGCTGACCTGCCGACGGACCTCGGTTTCAATTTCGCTATCGGACCTCGGGTTTACCTCTCGCAGGAAGCCATGACCCGGGCCGGGTTGCTCGGCTTTGCTTCGCTGGCCCGCTATGAGGTCTTCCTTCGGTTGCCGGAACGAGACGACCGCTTCGCGCTGCGGGAACGGTACGGAGACCTCTTCTCGGCCACCCAGGTGCGCTACACCACCGCGGAGGAACAGGCGCAGAGCCTCTCCAACGGGATCCGATTCCTCGGGCGCTTTCTGGCGCTCGTGGGGCTGGCGGCCCTCCTGCTCGGCGGGGTCGGGGTCGCGAGCTCGATCCACGTGTACGTGCGCGAGAAGCGACCGGGAGTGGCGGTGCTCCGGTGCATGGGAGCGAGCCAATGGACCGCGTTCCTCGCCTACCTGATCCAGGCTGGAGCCATGGGGCTCGTGGGTTCATTGGCGGGGGTGGCGCTCGGAGTCCTGGTGCAGGAGACGCTCCCCCTCGTCCTGACCGATTTCTTACCGGTGGAGGTCAGCACGCGCTTCTCCCTCGGTTCCGCGCTCACCGGCCTCGGAATCGGCGTGTGGGTCGCGCTAATCTTCGCGTTGATCCCGTTGCTCGGGGTGAAGGACGTGTCCCCACTGCAAGCGCTGCGTCAGGACTTCGAGCCCGCACGTCGACGCGCTGACCCGCTGACGATCGGTGCCTACGCGCTGCTCGCGGCAAGCGTGCTGATCCTGTGCATCATCGAGGCGCCCGAGGCGACGCTCGGACTCGGCTTCGCCGGTGCTCTCGCTGTCGCGGTCGGCGTGCTGACCCTCGTGGGCTGGTCGCTGACTCGCCTGACCCGCCGTTTCTTTCCGCGAGGCGCCTCGTACCCGATCCGACAGGGCGTGTCGAACCTCTTTCGCCCTCGAAACCAGACGGTGGCCGTCACGCTCGCATTGGGCTTCGGAGCGTTCGTCATCGGCACAGTCGTCGAGGTCGAGGGCAATATTCGCAACGACCTCAGGGTGTCGTTTGGCGAGGGACAACCCAACGTTCTGTTCTTCGACGTCCAGACGGACCAGGTCCAGGGCGTGATCGACCTGCTGCCCGAACCAGCCCGGAGCAGCGCAGAAGTGGCACCGCTGGTCCCGTCCAAGATCGTGGCGATCAACGGAAGGGGCCCGGACGAGTTGCGCGCTGACACCGTACGAGAACGGCGCCCCGATGGCTGGGCTCTGAGAAGGGAATACCGGAACAGCTACCGCGCCGAGCTCGGGCGCGCGGAGACGTTGGTGCACGGCCGCTGGTGGGACGGGACTCCAGGGGAGGAAGACGGCGAAGAGGTCGATGCCGGGGGCCTTACTCGGCTCTCGCTCGAGTTGGGGGTCGCCGAGAGCCTCAAGGTCCGCCTCGGCGATACCATCACGTGGGATATCTCGGGGATGCGCGTCCCATCCGTGGTGACGAACCTCCGGCGAGTGGATTGGAACCGCATGGAGCCGAACTTCTATGCGATTCTGGAGCCGGGGGGGCTCGAGGACGCACCGCAGACCGTCATGATCGTGGCGCGGCTTGCGGACCCTGGCGCGCGAGCTGCAGTGCAGCGAGATCTGGTCCGGGCGTTTCCGAACGTGTCGGCGCTCGACTTCTCACGGGTCCAAGAGGCGATCGACTCAGTTCTCTCTCGCGTCCGGCAGGCGGTCGGCTTCCTAGGGGCGTTCAGCGCGCTCGCAGGTGTGCTGGTGCTGATCAGCGCGCTCGCCACGTCCCGTGTTCAACGCCTCCGCGAGGGTGCGCTGCTCAAGATACTCGGCGCCAGCCGAAAGCAGGTGCTGACGGTCCTATTTGCCGAGTATTTGGCGCTCGGCACACTGGCCAGCGCCAGCGGCCTGCTCTTGGCGGTAGTCGCCGGCGCGGTCGTCGTACCGAACGTATTTGAACTCACCTACGCCCCACGCGTGATGCCGCTCATCGCGATCTGGGCGGTTGTGGCCGGCCTTACCGTCCTCGTGGGGCTCCTCGGCAGTCGAAGCCTGCTGACAAAGCCTCCCCTCCCCGTGTTGCGGGAGGCGCCCGAATAGTCAGTCCGTCATGGCGGCGGCCAGCGTCTCGGCGGGGACTTTCAAGGAGGCCTGATGGTGACACCCCTCACACGTGATCGGGTGTGGTGTGCGAAGCCGGGTGCGTTTCACCCTGAGGGGCTCGTCACAGTTGGGGCACGTGCCCTCTAGGGCGATCAGGGTGAATCGTTCGATCATGCGTCGTCGCGCCAGGATGATGCCAACTGCGAGCGCACCGATCCCCCAAGGGGCGTGGGGTGGGACGATGGCCGCGACCGGCGCGATCACGAGGAAGATGCCCATCGTTCTGGCGGCTCCGCCGACGCGCCAACGACGTCCGCGCGGTCGGATGGACGCAAGCGCCTCGGTTGGCTCGAACCCGAATAGTGTGACCCGAGCAGTAGTGCGAATAAGACCGTCTCGCTCAGGGGCGCGCAAAGGCTCTCAGTCGTTCCGCAGCGGCATGCAGTGTCTCGAGGCGCTTGCAAAAGACGAAGCGCACGACAGAGCGCCCCCCCTCAGGAGCGCTGTAGAAGCTTGAGCCCGGGACGGGGGCGACACCGCCCTCGCTCGTCAATCGCTTCGAGAAGGTGGTGTCGTCCTCATCGGAGATCCCGCTGAAGTCCGCCAGCACGTAATACGCACCTTGGGGCGTCGTGCAGCCGAATCCTGCGCTCTGCAGCGCTGAGACGAGCACGCCACGCCGCTCCCTGTAGGCCTCGACCATCTGAGTGTAGTAGTCTTCGCCGAGCTCACGAATGCCGACCGCGCATGCCTCCTGCAGCGGAGCAGGGGCGCCCACTGTGAGGAAGTCGTGCACCTTCCGGATCGCCTCCGTGAGATGCGGCGGAGCCACGATCGTTCCCACGCGCCAACCTGTCACGCTGAACGTCTTGGAGAGCCCACTCACGGTGATCGTACGGTCGCGCATTCCCTCGAAGGCCGCGAGCATGAGATGCTCACCCTCGTAGTAGATGTGCTCGTAAATCTCGTCGGTGATCGCGAGGATGTCGTGCTCCCGGCAGATATCCGCGATCGCCTGGAGTTCCTCCCGGTCGAACACACGTCCAGTCGGGTTGTTCGGCGTATTGATGACGATGGCACGCGTCTTCGGCGTCACGACTGCCTCGAGTCGCGCGCGCTCCAGCCGATAGTCGGGCGCCTCCAATGGGAGAAACACCGGACTCGCCTGCGATAGCACGGCGTCGGGGCCGTAGTTCTCGTAGAAAGGCTCGAAGATGATGACCTCCTCGCCGGGATCGATCGTTGCGAGCATGACTGCGGCCATCGCCTCGGTCGCCCCGCAAGTCACCGTGATCTCACGCTCCGGGTCGAACTCGAGGTCGTACATCGCGCCGTATTTCTCCGAGAGCGCATGCCGTAGGTTCGCGGTGCCCCAGGTGATCGCGTACTGGTTCACGTCGTTCTGGATCGCCGCACACGCGGCGTCCTTGAGCAGCTTGGGCGCGGGAAAGTCCGGAAACCCTTGCGCGAGGTTGATTGCATCGTGTTCCTGAGCGACCCGTGTCATCTGCCGGATCACGGACTCCGAAAACGCGTGCGTGCGCTTTGCGGTGCGTAGCATGAGGTCGGTCATTCTGGCCCCGTGTCGCTGTGGGACTTCATGAAAATCGCGTGAAGATCCTCCGCGCATGCACGTACTGCCGTGACGACGTCGGGATCGTACCAGGTGCCACTCATATCACCGATCTTGGCGATCGCGTCGGCCCAACCGATTGCCGGCCGATGGGCGCGGTCACTCGTCATGGCATCCAGGGCATCGCACACCGCCACCAGACGCGGCGCGAGCGGGATGGCGGCGCCGGCCAGCCCATCGGGGTAACCCTTTCCATCCCAGCGTTCGTGGTGCCAACCGACGACCGCCAGCGCGACCTCGTCGTCCAGAAGCGGTCGCAGTAGGGCGCGCCCGGTGCTGGGATGCCGCTCCACCGACTCTCGTTCGTGTGGCTCGTGGTGGTCCTTCTTGTTCAGCACTCGGTCGGAAAGACCGAGGTTGCCGATATCGTGCAGCCGGCACCCGAGCATGAGTCCTTCCCGATCGATGAGACTCTCGTCGGGGTCGAGCTTCGTCGCCACGCGCATGGCGAACTCCGCGACACGTGCCGCGTGCTGAGCCGTGAACGGATCTCTGGCCTCGACCGCCCGGATCAGCGAGGCGGTCCCTTCCAGCACCGCCTTCCTCACCGCGGTCTGGCGCCCGAGCGCGTCCTCACTCAGCTCGGCGGACTTGGCGTTGCGCTCTGCGATGCGGTCACGACGATTCAAGGAATCGATCAAGTGACTCCGCATTTCCAGCATTCCGAAAGGCTTGAACAGGTAGCGATCGGCGCCCGCGCTCAAAGCTTCAGCCGCGACCCTGGGGTCGTGC
Protein-coding sequences here:
- a CDS encoding imidazolonepropionase; the encoded protein is MASCDLLITNVHLATMVAGEEPYGAIPDAVLVTREGRIEWLGEAADAPSELVADPAETLDAAGGWATPGLIDCHTHLVFGGDRAREFELRLQGASYEEIARAGGGILSTVKATRAASEDDLFASAGERLSTLLAHGVTSVEVKSGYGLDLESELRMLRVARRLADEYPIRVSTTLLGAHALPPEFETDRNAYLSLVCDQMIPTAAAEGLADAVDAFSEGIAFTREECARVFEAGARHGLAVRLHADQFSDLGGAALASEHAARSADHLEYASEAGVQAMAEAGVTAVVLPGAFYFLRGTQAPPIEAFRRNGVPIAVATDLNPGSSPVGSPLAAMNMACVLFGLTPEEALAGMTRNAAPVLGAAGELGTLEVGARADVSVWSVRRPAELSYWVGSNPCSAVVQNGLLTRPE
- the rho gene encoding transcription termination factor Rho, producing the protein MPESPEKPQGEGDRDKLPRNKRRRRGRRRRSPGQERQHEPTEQELLAQLPDDPAELEAESRPLGLLEVLGSGSGFVRRRESGYTPGNDDIYVGSRMIQKFGLRTGDELVGIVGHARNGKSPPLAHLQRVNDKPPEDMVGRPEFQRLSATHPNEQLVLECGRTLLGQPDYTNRVIDLICPFGKGQRAMIVAPAKAGKTTILQAVAQGIVTNNPECHLIILLVDERPEEVTEMEQCGFGEVVASTFDQPAARHVQVAEITLERARRRVEQGEDVVIILDSITRLARAHNTIKGGSGRTMSGGLDANSLEKPKRFLGSARKISDTQGGGSLTIIATALVDTGSRMDQVIFEEFKGTGNSELVLSRELADRRIYPAIDLPLSATRKEELLLDEDALWLSHAMRRQFSGAGPSDGMMELLGAMKKTETNRDLINWARNQ
- a CDS encoding SRPBCC family protein, with the translated sequence MSQSPFSFGTKILGTGALFLFTLLGLGFALPATWEAEARGLLRATPDAAFRYLDSPEGWLAWTPWPDSSTVSGPERGAGATLRWDDPEFGSGTFTIVQADAPTHVSYRVEVNDGRMWTLGTLELTPEGTGTRVRWREEGDLGRNPLMGYWALSMDRAQSEELQKSLDRLAVLLADSAGAMAVDSIVTAAPDSTGYEPS
- a CDS encoding arylesterase; translation: MRRFLFIISMLACATCAQPDDPASGTPDVGEAASAHRQAGATPPDERPTVVFLGTSLTAGLGLVSDEDSYVARLAELADSAGLPFRPVNAGVSGETSAGGVRRLDWVLREPLAVLVLELGAYDGLRGHDPATLEDNLRTIVDRTRARYPGTRVVIAGMEAPPNFGHTYTDRFREIFATVAEDTGSALIPFLLEGVAGVPELNQDDRIHPTAEGHERVARNVWTVLEGVLRELEGSR
- a CDS encoding ABC transporter ATP-binding protein, translating into MMIVAQGLEKTYMSGGRPLPVLTSIDLEIEPESFVAVVGPSGSGKTTLLGLLAGLDEPTRGRVYLDGEDIFALTEDGRAEFRVQQVGFVFQTFYLFPTLTALENVLVPLELRGTAKGLRNEATALLERVGLGDRLDHFPAQLSGGEQQRVALARAFANRPKILFADEPTGNLDQETGEGIVDILEELNRDACTTLVMVTHDLSLAARAHRIVSLAGGRIVSDRAGHTA
- a CDS encoding FtsX-like permease family protein, producing the protein MRSRLRLGFAVRFAMRESRHSLRRVGVYMASITLGVAALVSIHSFRDDVARSIQEEADVLMGANARLTAGRVLPDSINTLLDSLSRAGVEIARVTTTGSMVLAPVSGTVRLMQVRAVSGGYPFYGAVSTEPAGRWTGGIGPGEVLVDPAVLTQLDTRVGDTLVVGRARLVIAATVADLPTDLGFNFAIGPRVYLSQEAMTRAGLLGFASLARYEVFLRLPERDDRFALRERYGDLFSATQVRYTTAEEQAQSLSNGIRFLGRFLALVGLAALLLGGVGVASSIHVYVREKRPGVAVLRCMGASQWTAFLAYLIQAGAMGLVGSLAGVALGVLVQETLPLVLTDFLPVEVSTRFSLGSALTGLGIGVWVALIFALIPLLGVKDVSPLQALRQDFEPARRRADPLTIGAYALLAASVLILCIIEAPEATLGLGFAGALAVAVGVLTLVGWSLTRLTRRFFPRGASYPIRQGVSNLFRPRNQTVAVTLALGFGAFVIGTVVEVEGNIRNDLRVSFGEGQPNVLFFDVQTDQVQGVIDLLPEPARSSAEVAPLVPSKIVAINGRGPDELRADTVRERRPDGWALRREYRNSYRAELGRAETLVHGRWWDGTPGEEDGEEVDAGGLTRLSLELGVAESLKVRLGDTITWDISGMRVPSVVTNLRRVDWNRMEPNFYAILEPGGLEDAPQTVMIVARLADPGARAAVQRDLVRAFPNVSALDFSRVQEAIDSVLSRVRQAVGFLGAFSALAGVLVLISALATSRVQRLREGALLKILGASRKQVLTVLFAEYLALGTLASASGLLLAVVAGAVVVPNVFELTYAPRVMPLIAIWAVVAGLTVLVGLLGSRSLLTKPPLPVLREAPE
- a CDS encoding aminotransferase class I/II-fold pyridoxal phosphate-dependent enzyme — encoded protein: MTDLMLRTAKRTHAFSESVIRQMTRVAQEHDAINLAQGFPDFPAPKLLKDAACAAIQNDVNQYAITWGTANLRHALSEKYGAMYDLEFDPEREITVTCGATEAMAAVMLATIDPGEEVIIFEPFYENYGPDAVLSQASPVFLPLEAPDYRLERARLEAVVTPKTRAIVINTPNNPTGRVFDREELQAIADICREHDILAITDEIYEHIYYEGEHLMLAAFEGMRDRTITVSGLSKTFSVTGWRVGTIVAPPHLTEAIRKVHDFLTVGAPAPLQEACAVGIRELGEDYYTQMVEAYRERRGVLVSALQSAGFGCTTPQGAYYVLADFSGISDEDDTTFSKRLTSEGGVAPVPGSSFYSAPEGGRSVVRFVFCKRLETLHAAAERLRAFARP